A window of the Actinobacillus genomosp. 1 genome harbors these coding sequences:
- the dsbA gene encoding thiol:disulfide interchange protein DsbA, whose amino-acid sequence MKKLALKSVLVALSAFFAVNSTAVAADPVEGKEYTQVRQAPSAQKEVVEFFSFYCPHCYDFELTYKIPSQIKQALPKDAKLVQYHVNFLGRQSENLTRAWALAMALGVEDKVKTALFEAAQKDAMKSMDDIKAVFTANGVSAADFDNGINSFAVNGLVNKQVQLAEDFKIRGVPAFFVNEQYQINLEGFADSASTNEFVKRYVEAVTFLIKK is encoded by the coding sequence ATGAAAAAATTGGCATTAAAATCAGTTTTAGTCGCACTTTCTGCATTTTTTGCAGTTAATTCAACCGCAGTAGCGGCGGATCCGGTAGAAGGTAAAGAATATACCCAAGTTCGCCAAGCGCCTTCGGCACAAAAAGAGGTAGTAGAGTTTTTCTCATTCTATTGCCCGCACTGCTATGATTTCGAATTAACTTATAAAATTCCAAGCCAAATTAAACAAGCGTTACCGAAAGATGCGAAATTAGTGCAATATCACGTGAATTTCTTAGGTCGTCAGTCAGAGAACTTAACTCGCGCATGGGCATTGGCGATGGCGTTAGGTGTGGAAGATAAAGTAAAAACCGCACTGTTTGAAGCGGCGCAAAAAGATGCGATGAAATCAATGGATGATATTAAAGCGGTATTTACCGCAAACGGCGTCAGTGCGGCGGATTTTGATAATGGTATCAATAGCTTTGCGGTAAACGGTTTAGTGAATAAGCAAGTGCAATTGGCGGAAGATTTTAAAATTCGCGGCGTACCGGCATTTTTCGTAAACGAGCAATACCAAATTAATCTGGAAGGTTTTGCCGATTCCGCTTCAACCAATGAATTTGTTAAACGTTATGTAGAGGCGGTGACTTTTTTAATTAAAAAGTAA
- a CDS encoding glycosyltransferase family 32 protein, with the protein MANPVKYESLIVVCNGLERLFGNIVKVLSYPFHALFPKLRFTIPEYSPAKIHSKQHTRITKTIWQTNYSNKVTLPVYANYLFNRLMSLSYDYRYVSTEDRETYIKANADERTFNAYSKLTDGAAQADFWRVFTLLQEGGVYIDIDGHLVFPLSQIIQENDQEVLIKRRDKYTNFFLACEKGHPILKDTLEIIISNIENRRIEGGVFVMTGPETLNVAIGTKSVNTRRDKTTCAQGTFTNEYFQYIDKPRSKWNYKKNDELLK; encoded by the coding sequence ATGGCTAATCCGGTTAAATATGAATCGTTGATTGTGGTCTGTAACGGTTTAGAACGTCTATTCGGAAATATTGTTAAAGTATTAAGTTATCCGTTCCACGCGCTTTTCCCAAAACTTCGTTTTACTATTCCGGAATATAGTCCGGCAAAAATTCATTCGAAGCAACATACTCGAATTACCAAAACGATTTGGCAAACCAATTATTCAAACAAAGTCACATTGCCGGTCTATGCGAATTATCTGTTTAACCGTTTAATGTCGTTGAGTTACGATTATCGTTATGTTAGTACCGAAGATAGAGAAACCTATATTAAAGCGAATGCTGATGAGCGAACTTTTAATGCCTACAGCAAGCTCACCGACGGTGCGGCGCAAGCAGATTTCTGGCGTGTATTTACTTTATTGCAAGAGGGCGGAGTATATATTGATATTGACGGACATTTAGTTTTCCCTCTCTCCCAAATTATTCAAGAAAACGATCAGGAAGTCCTAATTAAACGTCGTGATAAATATACCAATTTCTTTTTAGCTTGTGAGAAAGGTCATCCGATCTTAAAAGATACGTTGGAAATTATTATCAGCAATATTGAAAATCGCCGTATCGAAGGCGGGGTATTTGTGATGACTGGGCCGGAAACGCTGAATGTTGCGATCGGTACGAAAAGTGTGAACACTCGCCGTGATAAAACGACTTGTGCGCAAGGGACTTTTACTAATGAATATTTCCAATATATTGATAAACCTCGTAGCAAATGGAACTATAAAAAGAATGACGAGCTATTAAAATAG
- the ftsN gene encoding cell division protein FtsN has translation MPQRDYAARSNKKKGINKSLILGIIIFLLLAGGIGLWVLKENAPAPAIPAVQQNQAVPPQGPALPSRPEEVYSYIRDLETREVLTDNSQKSQEKLAQLSEEQKQQLENKLKQEEAARLAAEKPQTEATTTETPTDTTTTTEQQPAVVALTPEELAAKKAAEQKAAKLAEEKRKQAELKKQQESAKAPVETAKAVESAASAEQQAKLAAEKAKKAEQTKIVATAAKPSDKPTAQAGRFGLQCGAFKNKAQAENMQARLAMAGFNARISSSSDWNRVFVGPVGDRAAASNAQSNARSVAECVIISM, from the coding sequence GTGCCACAACGTGATTATGCAGCCCGTTCCAATAAAAAAAAGGGCATTAATAAATCGCTTATTTTAGGGATTATTATCTTCTTACTTTTAGCCGGCGGAATCGGATTATGGGTGTTAAAAGAAAACGCACCCGCACCGGCAATTCCGGCCGTTCAGCAAAACCAAGCCGTACCGCCTCAAGGTCCTGCATTACCAAGTCGTCCGGAAGAAGTTTATAGCTATATCCGTGACTTAGAAACACGTGAAGTATTGACCGATAACAGTCAAAAATCACAAGAAAAATTGGCGCAACTTTCGGAAGAACAGAAGCAGCAATTAGAAAATAAATTAAAACAAGAAGAAGCGGCTCGTTTAGCGGCGGAAAAACCGCAAACCGAAGCAACTACGACAGAAACGCCAACAGATACGACAACAACGACCGAACAACAACCTGCGGTAGTCGCATTAACACCGGAAGAACTCGCGGCTAAAAAAGCGGCAGAGCAAAAAGCGGCAAAATTAGCGGAAGAAAAACGTAAGCAAGCAGAACTGAAAAAACAACAAGAGTCAGCCAAAGCACCGGTTGAAACGGCAAAAGCGGTTGAAAGTGCGGCAAGTGCGGAACAACAAGCAAAATTAGCGGCGGAAAAAGCGAAGAAAGCCGAACAAACTAAAATTGTGGCGACAGCAGCCAAACCGTCTGATAAACCTACCGCTCAAGCAGGCAGATTCGGTTTACAATGCGGTGCATTTAAAAACAAAGCGCAAGCTGAAAATATGCAGGCACGTCTGGCAATGGCTGGTTTTAATGCCCGAATTAGCTCGAGTTCCGATTGGAATCGCGTATTTGTCGGGCCGGTCGGCGATAGAGCCGCCGCTTCGAACGCACAATCAAATGCACGTAGTGTGGCGGAATGTGTGATTATTTCGATGTAA
- the mobA gene encoding molybdenum cofactor guanylyltransferase MobA, whose product MLQIDQIAAVILSGGLARRMNGAEKGLQQLNGKTLIAHIVERLTPQITQIHLNINRSQAEYQTQFPNLPFYCDSLGDFQGPLSGMLSGFENIHREYLLFVPCDTPFLPNNLVKKLSVALAINQAQIAYVHDGERAHPTAALIHRSVVTPLRLYLASGERRLFHFFQTQKSVAVDFSEQKSAFQNMNTFADLENIRLTPATTPKLLGITGYSGTGKTTLLEKLIPKLTACHIRVGLIKHSHHNVEVDKPGKDSHRLRVAGANPTMVVCEERWALMTETPTQAVDFQQLIAKFDPKAVDLILVEGFKHEPIAKIQLHRQAIEKPLPELDEWTIATATDYPLARENRLDINDIEQIADFIRQWLKS is encoded by the coding sequence ATGCTACAAATAGATCAAATTGCCGCAGTAATTTTATCCGGTGGACTTGCTCGCCGTATGAACGGAGCGGAAAAAGGCTTACAGCAATTAAACGGTAAAACATTGATTGCGCACATTGTGGAACGTCTTACGCCGCAAATTACGCAGATTCATTTGAATATCAATCGTTCACAAGCGGAATATCAAACACAGTTCCCGAATTTGCCTTTTTATTGTGATAGTTTGGGCGATTTCCAAGGACCATTAAGCGGAATGCTTTCCGGGTTTGAAAATATTCACAGAGAATACCTGTTATTCGTCCCGTGTGATACGCCGTTCTTACCCAATAATTTAGTGAAAAAACTCTCGGTGGCATTGGCAATCAACCAAGCTCAAATTGCTTATGTGCATGACGGCGAGCGAGCGCATCCTACCGCGGCATTAATTCATCGTTCGGTGGTTACACCGCTTCGTCTTTATCTGGCAAGTGGTGAACGTCGCTTATTCCATTTTTTCCAAACACAAAAAAGTGTTGCTGTGGATTTCTCCGAGCAAAAGTCTGCTTTTCAAAATATGAATACCTTTGCCGATTTGGAAAATATTCGTCTAACGCCTGCAACTACACCGAAATTACTTGGGATTACCGGCTATAGCGGCACAGGTAAAACGACTTTGTTGGAAAAATTAATTCCAAAATTGACCGCTTGTCACATTAGAGTCGGGCTGATTAAACATTCGCATCATAATGTCGAAGTAGATAAACCGGGCAAAGATAGCCACCGCTTGCGTGTAGCAGGTGCGAATCCGACTATGGTTGTCTGTGAGGAACGTTGGGCATTAATGACCGAAACACCTACACAAGCGGTCGATTTTCAGCAATTAATTGCAAAATTTGATCCGAAAGCCGTGGATTTAATTTTGGTGGAAGGCTTTAAACACGAACCGATTGCAAAGATTCAGCTACATCGCCAAGCGATTGAAAAACCGTTACCGGAGCTAGATGAATGGACGATTGCAACTGCGACTGATTACCCGCTGGCACGAGAGAATCGCTTAGATATTAATGACATTGAGCAGATTGCGGATTTTATTCGACAATGGCTGAAAAGCTAA
- a CDS encoding YihD family protein, whose translation MKCKRLEELLELLGEHWRKNPDLHLMDILQQLSIEVGEPDNYTALRDEVLIYQLKMRNADKHEPIPGIKKDYEEDFKTALLRARGILND comes from the coding sequence ATGAAATGCAAACGTTTAGAAGAATTACTTGAGTTATTAGGCGAGCATTGGCGTAAAAACCCGGATTTACATCTGATGGATATTTTACAACAACTTTCGATTGAAGTCGGTGAGCCGGATAACTATACCGCATTACGTGATGAAGTGTTAATTTACCAATTAAAAATGCGTAATGCGGATAAACACGAGCCGATTCCCGGCATTAAAAAAGATTATGAAGAAGATTTCAAAACGGCATTGTTACGTGCTCGCGGAATTTTAAACGATTAG
- a CDS encoding M15 family metallopeptidase, giving the protein MIANLEQILTGKTREHLVPLPNPLSDKHFLQAEAVDAFLALQQAAKAAGFNLQPASTYRDFDRQMLIWNAKFNGERKVHDDNGCAIDMNKLDDLHKIQAMMRWSAVPGSSRHHWGTEIDVFDPDLLPEGQHLQLEPWEYQTGGYFAPLAEWLHHHAEHFGFYFPFDGIHNAKVGYEPWHISYRPISAEYETLFSHEILQKSWQNEPLAGKACLLEHFNQLFS; this is encoded by the coding sequence ATGATAGCAAACCTCGAACAAATCCTCACCGGCAAAACACGTGAACATCTTGTGCCGTTGCCGAATCCGTTATCAGATAAACATTTTTTGCAAGCTGAGGCGGTTGATGCCTTTCTTGCATTGCAGCAGGCGGCAAAAGCAGCCGGTTTTAATTTACAGCCTGCCAGTACTTATCGTGATTTCGATCGCCAAATGCTAATTTGGAATGCAAAATTTAATGGCGAACGTAAAGTACATGATGATAACGGCTGTGCGATTGATATGAATAAATTGGACGATTTACACAAAATCCAAGCAATGATGCGCTGGTCGGCAGTACCCGGTTCCAGCCGTCATCATTGGGGGACGGAAATTGATGTTTTTGACCCTGATTTGCTACCAGAAGGGCAACATTTACAGCTTGAGCCTTGGGAATACCAAACCGGCGGTTATTTTGCACCGTTAGCCGAATGGCTTCATCATCATGCCGAGCATTTCGGTTTTTATTTCCCTTTCGACGGCATTCATAATGCGAAAGTAGGCTATGAACCTTGGCATATCAGTTATCGTCCGATTTCCGCCGAATATGAAACGTTGTTCAGCCACGAGATTTTGCAAAAATCGTGGCAAAATGAACCGCTTGCCGGCAAAGCCTGCTTACTTGAACATTTTAACCAGCTATTTAGCTGA
- the accB gene encoding acetyl-CoA carboxylase biotin carboxyl carrier protein, with translation MDIRKIKKLIELVEESGITELEVSEEEGTVRISRAQPAASAAVQYVAAPQAAAVAPAAPVAQAAPAAPAASAEVSGHAVLSPMVGTFYRSPSPDAKAFIEVGQTVNVGDALCIVEAMKMMNRIESDKAGVVKAILVNDGEAVEFDQKLIIIE, from the coding sequence ATGGATATTCGCAAAATCAAAAAACTTATCGAATTAGTTGAAGAATCAGGCATCACTGAATTAGAAGTGTCTGAAGAAGAAGGTACGGTACGTATTAGCCGTGCTCAACCGGCTGCATCAGCGGCAGTCCAATACGTAGCAGCACCTCAAGCAGCCGCAGTTGCACCTGCAGCACCTGTTGCACAAGCAGCACCGGCAGCACCGGCTGCATCAGCAGAAGTAAGCGGTCACGCGGTGCTTTCACCGATGGTAGGGACCTTCTATCGTAGCCCAAGCCCGGATGCAAAAGCATTTATCGAAGTGGGTCAAACCGTAAACGTTGGTGATGCGTTATGTATCGTAGAAGCAATGAAAATGATGAACCGTATTGAGTCAGACAAAGCCGGTGTGGTTAAAGCGATTTTAGTAAACGACGGCGAAGCGGTTGAATTCGACCAAAAACTTATCATCATCGAATAA
- the dapD gene encoding 2,3,4,5-tetrahydropyridine-2,6-dicarboxylate N-succinyltransferase — protein MSLQAIIEAAFERRAEITPKTVDAETRAAIEEVIEGLDSGKYRVAEKIDGEWVTHQWLKKAVLLSFRINDNQIIDGAETKYYDKVGLKFADYTEERFAQEGFRVVPSATVRKGAYISKNCVLMPSYVNIGAYVGEGTMVDTWATVGSCAQIGKNVHLSGGVGIGGVLEPLQANPTIIGDNCFIGARSEVVEGVIVEDGCVISMGVFIGQSTRIYDRETGEIHYGRVPAGSVVVSGSLPSKDGKYSLYCAVIVKKVDAKTLGKVGINELLRTIEE, from the coding sequence ATGTCTTTACAAGCAATTATCGAAGCGGCATTTGAGCGTCGTGCTGAAATCACACCAAAAACAGTTGATGCGGAAACTCGTGCTGCAATTGAAGAAGTTATCGAAGGTTTAGATAGCGGTAAATATCGTGTAGCGGAAAAAATTGACGGTGAGTGGGTAACTCATCAGTGGTTAAAAAAAGCGGTTTTACTTTCATTCCGTATCAATGACAACCAAATTATTGACGGTGCGGAAACCAAATATTACGACAAAGTAGGTTTAAAATTTGCAGATTACACTGAAGAACGTTTTGCACAAGAAGGTTTCCGTGTGGTGCCGTCTGCAACCGTACGTAAAGGTGCATACATTTCTAAAAACTGCGTATTAATGCCGTCTTATGTAAACATCGGTGCATACGTGGGCGAAGGTACAATGGTTGATACTTGGGCAACCGTAGGTTCATGCGCACAAATCGGTAAAAACGTTCACTTATCAGGTGGCGTAGGTATCGGCGGTGTATTAGAGCCGTTACAAGCAAACCCAACTATTATCGGTGATAACTGCTTTATCGGCGCACGTTCGGAAGTGGTTGAAGGCGTAATCGTAGAAGACGGTTGTGTTATTTCAATGGGCGTATTTATCGGTCAATCAACCCGTATTTATGACCGTGAAACCGGCGAAATCCACTACGGTCGCGTACCGGCAGGCTCTGTGGTTGTTTCAGGTAGCCTTCCGTCAAAAGACGGTAAATACAGCCTATATTGCGCAGTTATCGTGAAAAAAGTTGATGCGAAAACATTAGGTAAAGTGGGTATCAACGAATTACTTCGTACCATCGAAGAGTAA
- a CDS encoding class I SAM-dependent methyltransferase yields MTIQLINESSNTEKFQQIYEKWQLVHDQSAILALVLTDERLELRKLDEPKLGAIAVNFVDGTMAHRRKFGGGRGEAVAKAVGIKGDYLPTVIDATAGLGRDAFVLASIGCKVLLVERNPIVAALLEDGLARAYADPEIGSFMQERMILADERNISLLDAEQQTADVVYLDPMYPHKQKSALVKKEMRVFQHLVGADLDSDDFFAPAKALARKRVVVKRPDYAPFLAEQKPDFSQTTKNHRFDVYLSHLKSA; encoded by the coding sequence ATGACAATTCAACTTATCAACGAATCTTCAAATACTGAGAAATTTCAGCAAATTTATGAAAAATGGCAACTGGTTCACGACCAATCCGCCATTCTTGCGCTAGTTTTAACTGACGAGCGTTTAGAGCTGCGTAAACTGGACGAGCCGAAACTCGGTGCGATAGCGGTCAATTTTGTCGATGGCACTATGGCGCACCGCCGTAAATTCGGTGGTGGTCGAGGTGAAGCGGTAGCAAAAGCGGTTGGAATTAAAGGGGACTACTTACCCACGGTGATTGACGCTACCGCAGGACTGGGTAGAGATGCTTTTGTGCTAGCCTCTATCGGTTGCAAAGTGTTATTAGTCGAACGTAATCCGATTGTTGCGGCATTATTGGAAGACGGTTTGGCGAGAGCCTATGCCGATCCGGAAATTGGTAGTTTTATGCAGGAACGAATGATTTTAGCTGATGAGCGTAATATCTCGTTACTGGATGCAGAACAGCAAACCGCCGATGTAGTTTATTTAGATCCGATGTATCCGCATAAACAAAAAAGTGCATTAGTGAAAAAAGAAATGCGAGTATTCCAACATTTAGTTGGTGCCGATTTGGATTCAGATGATTTCTTTGCACCGGCAAAAGCACTGGCCCGCAAAAGAGTGGTAGTCAAACGTCCCGACTACGCGCCTTTTTTGGCGGAACAGAAACCCGACTTTTCGCAAACCACGAAAAATCACCGCTTTGACGTTTATCTTTCGCATTTAAAATCTGCGTAA
- the aroQ gene encoding type II 3-dehydroquinate dehydratase, giving the protein MKKILLLNGPNLNMLGKREPHIYGSQTLADIEQHLQQSAQAQGYELDYFQANGEEPLINRIHQAFQNTDFIIINPGAFTHTSVAIRDALLAISIPFIEVHLSNVHAREPFRHHSYLSDIAKGVICGLGAKGYDYALDFAISELQKIQLGEMMNG; this is encoded by the coding sequence ATGAAAAAAATTCTTCTCTTAAACGGTCCTAATTTGAATATGTTAGGCAAACGAGAACCGCATATTTACGGCTCGCAGACTCTTGCAGATATTGAACAACATTTACAACAATCGGCACAGGCGCAAGGCTACGAATTAGATTACTTCCAAGCAAACGGTGAAGAGCCGCTGATTAATCGTATTCATCAAGCCTTTCAAAATACCGATTTCATTATTATTAATCCGGGTGCATTTACCCACACTAGTGTTGCGATTCGTGATGCGTTGTTAGCGATATCTATTCCATTTATCGAAGTCCATCTTTCAAATGTGCACGCCCGTGAACCTTTCCGCCATCATTCTTATCTAAGCGATATAGCAAAAGGCGTGATTTGCGGTTTAGGTGCAAAAGGTTACGATTATGCGCTCGACTTCGCAATTTCAGAATTACAAAAAATACAATTAGGAGAAATGATGAATGGCTAA
- a CDS encoding ArsC family reductase translates to MTIQVYGIKNCDTVKKALKWLTDNNITHQLHDYRIDGLSTDFLQHAEAAFGWENLVNKRSTTWRNLDEAVKNNLDRTTALKVLLEQPTLIKRPIILQDGIALIGFDVKQYEQTFGK, encoded by the coding sequence ATGACAATCCAAGTATATGGTATTAAAAATTGTGATACCGTAAAAAAAGCACTTAAATGGCTGACAGATAATAATATAACTCACCAATTGCATGACTACCGAATAGACGGCCTATCTACCGATTTCTTGCAGCATGCGGAAGCCGCTTTCGGCTGGGAAAATCTGGTCAATAAACGCTCAACCACTTGGCGTAATTTAGATGAAGCGGTGAAAAACAATCTGGATCGTACAACGGCATTAAAAGTGTTGTTAGAGCAGCCGACCCTGATTAAACGTCCGATTATCTTGCAAGACGGCATTGCGCTGATTGGTTTTGATGTCAAACAATACGAACAAACGTTCGGTAAATAA
- the accC gene encoding acetyl-CoA carboxylase biotin carboxylase subunit encodes MLEKVVIANRGEIALRILRACKELGIKTVAVHSTADRELKHVLLADETICIGPAPSVKSYLNIPMIIAAAEVTNADAIHPGYGFLSENADFAEQVENSGFTFIGPTADVIRLMGDKVSAINAMKKAGVPCVPGSDGPVGNDPAKNKEIAKRIGYPVIIKASGGGGGRGMRVVYNEKDLEESIAMTKAEAKAAFNNDMVYMEKYLENPRHIEIQVLADTHGNAVYLAERDCSMQRRHQKVVEEAPAPGITPELRKFIGERCANACREIGYRGAGTFEFLFENGEFYFIEMNTRLQVEHPVTEMITGVDLVKEQLRVAAGLPISIKQEDIKVKGHAMECRINAEDPNTFLPSPGKITRLHVPGGLGVRWDSHIYTGYTVPPHYDSMIGKLITFAEDRDIAIRRMQNALSETIVEGIKTNIPLHNLIMEDENFRKGGTNIHYLEKKLGLK; translated from the coding sequence ATGTTAGAAAAAGTTGTCATTGCAAACCGCGGCGAAATCGCATTACGTATTTTACGTGCGTGTAAAGAGCTTGGTATCAAAACGGTTGCGGTTCACTCAACGGCTGACCGTGAATTAAAACACGTACTTTTAGCGGACGAAACGATTTGTATCGGCCCGGCTCCTTCAGTAAAAAGTTACTTAAATATCCCAATGATCATTGCTGCGGCAGAAGTCACTAATGCAGATGCTATTCACCCGGGTTACGGCTTCTTATCTGAGAATGCGGATTTTGCCGAACAAGTAGAAAACTCAGGCTTTACTTTTATTGGTCCTACTGCGGACGTGATTCGTTTAATGGGCGATAAAGTATCGGCAATCAATGCAATGAAAAAAGCGGGCGTGCCTTGCGTACCGGGTTCCGACGGTCCGGTAGGTAACGATCCGGCTAAAAACAAAGAAATTGCAAAACGTATCGGTTATCCGGTGATTATTAAAGCGTCCGGCGGTGGCGGCGGTCGTGGTATGCGTGTGGTATATAACGAGAAAGATCTCGAAGAATCTATCGCAATGACCAAAGCGGAAGCGAAAGCGGCATTTAATAACGATATGGTGTATATGGAAAAATATTTAGAAAATCCACGCCATATTGAAATCCAAGTATTAGCGGACACACACGGTAATGCGGTTTATTTAGCGGAACGTGACTGTTCAATGCAACGCCGTCACCAAAAAGTGGTGGAAGAAGCACCGGCACCGGGTATTACCCCTGAATTACGTAAATTCATCGGTGAACGTTGTGCGAACGCGTGTCGTGAAATCGGCTATCGTGGTGCTGGTACATTCGAATTCCTATTCGAAAACGGCGAATTTTATTTCATCGAAATGAATACTCGTTTACAAGTAGAGCATCCGGTAACGGAAATGATCACTGGCGTGGACTTAGTAAAAGAGCAATTACGTGTGGCGGCAGGTCTTCCGATTTCAATCAAACAAGAAGACATTAAAGTGAAAGGTCATGCGATGGAATGTCGTATCAATGCGGAAGATCCGAATACCTTCTTACCTTCTCCGGGTAAAATCACACGTTTACACGTGCCGGGCGGTTTAGGTGTGCGTTGGGATTCTCACATTTATACCGGTTATACCGTACCGCCGCATTATGATTCAATGATCGGTAAATTGATTACCTTTGCAGAAGATCGTGATATTGCAATCCGTCGTATGCAAAATGCGTTATCAGAAACGATTGTGGAAGGAATTAAAACCAATATTCCATTACACAATCTGATTATGGAAGACGAAAACTTCCGTAAAGGTGGCACGAATATCCACTACCTCGAGAAAAAACTCGGGCTTAAATAA
- the dapE gene encoding succinyl-diaminopimelate desuccinylase, giving the protein MKNNIINLAQDLIRRPSISPADQGCQQVIAERLQQLGFTLEWLPFGDTLNLWAKHGNTHPVIAFAGHTDVVPVGDEAQWAYPPFEARIVDNMLYGRGAADMKGSLSALVVAAEEFVKANPNHAGTIALLITSDEEAAAKDGTVKVVETLMARGEPIHYCVVGEPSSGKVLGDVIKNGRRGSITGDLYIEGVQGHVAYPHLAENPVHTSLNFLTELTAYQWDNGNEFFPPTSLQIANIKAGTGSNNVIPGELYVQFNLRYCTEVTDDIIKNKVAEILAKHQLKHRISWNLSGKPFLAGNGELVKAAVQAVENVTKITPRLDTSGGTSDGRFIALMGAEVVEFGPLNATIHKVNECVSVEDLGKCGEVYYQILEYLLKS; this is encoded by the coding sequence ATGAAAAACAACATCATCAACCTTGCACAAGATTTAATTCGTCGTCCGTCCATTAGTCCGGCCGATCAAGGCTGCCAACAAGTGATTGCAGAACGTTTGCAGCAATTAGGCTTTACGCTCGAGTGGTTGCCATTCGGCGATACGTTAAATTTATGGGCGAAGCACGGTAATACTCATCCGGTCATTGCATTTGCCGGACATACCGATGTGGTGCCAGTTGGTGATGAAGCGCAATGGGCCTATCCTCCGTTTGAAGCTCGTATTGTGGATAATATGCTTTACGGACGTGGTGCGGCAGATATGAAGGGTTCTCTTTCCGCTCTGGTTGTTGCGGCAGAAGAATTTGTTAAAGCAAATCCGAACCATGCCGGCACGATTGCGTTATTAATTACCTCCGATGAAGAAGCAGCAGCAAAAGACGGTACGGTAAAAGTGGTGGAAACACTGATGGCAAGAGGCGAACCGATTCACTATTGCGTCGTGGGCGAGCCTTCCAGCGGTAAAGTATTGGGTGATGTCATTAAAAACGGCAGACGAGGCTCAATTACCGGTGATCTTTATATCGAGGGTGTACAAGGTCATGTCGCTTATCCGCATTTAGCCGAAAATCCGGTACATACTTCATTGAATTTCTTAACCGAACTAACCGCTTATCAATGGGATAACGGTAACGAATTTTTCCCACCGACAAGTTTGCAAATTGCAAATATCAAAGCGGGAACCGGCAGTAACAATGTGATTCCGGGCGAATTATACGTGCAATTTAACTTACGCTATTGCACAGAAGTCACCGATGACATTATAAAAAACAAAGTGGCGGAAATATTAGCTAAACATCAGTTAAAACACCGTATTAGTTGGAATTTATCCGGTAAACCGTTTTTAGCCGGTAATGGCGAATTGGTCAAAGCGGCGGTACAAGCGGTCGAAAACGTCACAAAAATTACGCCTCGTTTAGATACTAGCGGTGGAACTTCAGACGGTCGTTTTATCGCATTAATGGGCGCAGAAGTTGTCGAGTTCGGACCGTTAAACGCCACCATTCATAAAGTGAATGAATGTGTCAGCGTAGAAGACCTTGGTAAATGTGGAGAGGTGTACTATCAAATCCTCGAATACTTACTCAAAAGTTAA